AAATGCTTAATTAAAACATAGAAAAAAGCTTGAAACAAGCGCATTTTCTATTCAGATAGCTACTGCCAATACAGAAATTACGGACTGAGGCAGATTAATGCCCCAGTCCGTAATATAATAGTATATATTTAGCTTAAAACGCCTGTTTCTTTGAGATATTCTTCATAACTGATTTCTTTAGATACAGCACCTTGAGGATTTAAATCAATAACACGATTAGCAATAGTGTTAATAAATTCAAAGTCATGAGAAGTGAAAATGATAGAACCTTTAAATGATTTCAATCCATCATTCACTGCTGTAATACTTTCTAAATCTAAGTGGTTAGTAGGTTCATCCATTAAAAGTACATTAGCGCTTGATAACATCATCTTACTTAACATACAACGTACTTTTTCGCCACCAGATAAGACACTGGCTTTTTTCTTAACTTCTTCGCCGCTGAATAACATACGGCCTAAGAAACCACGCAAGAATGTTTCAGTTTGTTCATCTTCAGGTGCGTATTGGCGTAACCAATCTACTAAGGTCATGTCTACACCATCAAAGTATTCTGAATTGTCTTTAGGGAAGTAGGTTTGTGAAGTTGTAACGCCCCATTTGACGCTACCTTCATCTGGTTCCATTTCACCCGCTAAGATTTTCAATAAAGTAGTTTTAGCAATTTCACTGTCGCCGACTAATACCGCTTTATCATTTGGATCCATTGTAAATGAAATGTTATCTAATACTTTTTCACCATCGATTGTTTTAGAAAGATTTTCTACGAATAATAAGTCATTACCGATTTCACGTTCTGGCGTAAATTTAACAAATGGATATCTGCGTGAAGAAGGTTGAATATCATCTAATTCAATTTTTTCTAATTGTTTTTTACGGCTTGTTGCTTGTTTGGATTTAGAAGCATTCGCAGAAAAGCGTGCCACGAAATCTTGCAACTCTTTAATTTTTTCTTCTTTTTTCTTATTTTGTTCTTGAGCCATTTTTTGAGCTAATTGACTTGATTGATACCAGAAATCGTAATTTCCTACGTAAACTTGTATTTTACCAAAGTCTAAATCTGCGATATGTGTGCAGACATTATTTAAGAAGTGTCGGTCATGAGAAACTACAATCACGGTATTTTCAAAATTGATTAAAAAATCTTCTAACCAATTGATGGCAGGAATATCTAAACCGTTCGTAGGCTCATCGAGTAATAGTACATCAGGATCGCCGAATAGGCTTTGTGCTAACAACACTTTGATTTTTTGATTATTTTCAAGTTCAGACATTTTTTTATCTTGCAATTCTGCAGGAATACCTAAACCAGAAAGTAGGGTAGCAGCGTCCGCTTCAGCGTTCCACCCGTTCATTTCAGCAAATTCACCTTCAAGTTCTGCTGCACGAATTCCATCTTCATCGCTGAAGTCCGGCTTCATATAAATTTTGTCTTTCTCTTTCATGACTTCAAATAAACGCTCATGACCTTTTATTACTACATCTAGCACTCGCTCATCTTCATAAGCAAAGTGATCTTGTTTTAATATTGCTAAGCGTTCATTTTTCCCCATAG
Above is a genomic segment from Staphylococcus piscifermentans containing:
- a CDS encoding ABC-F family ATP-binding cassette domain-containing protein; the encoded protein is MLQVTDVSLRFGDRKLFEDVNIKFTEGNCYGLIGANGAGKSTFLKILSGELDSQTGHVSMGKNERLAILKQDHFAYEDERVLDVVIKGHERLFEVMKEKDKIYMKPDFSDEDGIRAAELEGEFAEMNGWNAEADAATLLSGLGIPAELQDKKMSELENNQKIKVLLAQSLFGDPDVLLLDEPTNGLDIPAINWLEDFLINFENTVIVVSHDRHFLNNVCTHIADLDFGKIQVYVGNYDFWYQSSQLAQKMAQEQNKKKEEKIKELQDFVARFSANASKSKQATSRKKQLEKIELDDIQPSSRRYPFVKFTPEREIGNDLLFVENLSKTIDGEKVLDNISFTMDPNDKAVLVGDSEIAKTTLLKILAGEMEPDEGSVKWGVTTSQTYFPKDNSEYFDGVDMTLVDWLRQYAPEDEQTETFLRGFLGRMLFSGEEVKKKASVLSGGEKVRCMLSKMMLSSANVLLMDEPTNHLDLESITAVNDGLKSFKGSIIFTSHDFEFINTIANRVIDLNPQGAVSKEISYEEYLKETGVLS